From Leptodactylus fuscus isolate aLepFus1 chromosome 11, aLepFus1.hap2, whole genome shotgun sequence, one genomic window encodes:
- the LOC142185071 gene encoding uncharacterized protein LOC142185071 translates to MEHTRKRASIEKSLRASSERKKTKPRDSSEVSSSSGGTCAHEDHVSKNDHETISNGEHGRTSKTKINSSCGDGNCDSTEGSNLEDDRLPVFKNADNHIEKTLMEIALSTGPVEGGLQKTLQEEGAHDTKRTKSQNRQSKSYTCVCGKSYSSSYNLHRHQKTHEISNGPLLGEPCEVKVTSEKSFSCMCGKSYTISSHLYRHQKTCQAVSASNLQSDTEESQLKPYACACGKRYTCSSHLYRHQRTHLDGSKESAITYICDCGKAFSNKSHLDQHQKTHVQEKLSREEHRGDSVEETGSKKPYVCICGKSYTCSSHLYRHQRTHQDKNVSGSSSYPAEESIMEKPYKCECGKSYTSKSHLYRHQRTHQNQELLVHEMDCDSHVKMENYGQKPYQCECGKSFVLWFSLMVHKKIHCKAKLQSSSASGQDRS, encoded by the coding sequence ATGGAACATACAAGGAAAAGGGCTTCTATCGAGAAATCTTTACGAGCGTCGAGTGAACGTAAGAAGACGAAACCTCGTGATTCCTCAGAGGTCTCCTCCTCTTCTGGTGGCACATGTGCCCATGAGGACCACGTATCCAAGAACGATCATGAAACCATAAGTAACGGAGAGCATGGAAGGACTAGTAAAACCAAAATCAATTCCAGTTGTGGTGATGGAAACTGTGATAGTACGGAAGGATCCAACTTGGAAGATGATCGGTTACCGGTATTCAAGAACGCGGACAATCATATTGAAAAAACTTTGATGGAAATAGCGTTGTCGACTGGACCAGTGGAGGGTGGACTCCAGAAGACTCTGCAAGAAGAAGGTGCTCACGACACAAAAAGGACAAAATCGCAAAACCGACAGTCAAAGTCATACACTTGTGTATGTGGCAAAAGCTACAGCAGCAGCTACAATCTCCACAGACACCAGAAAACTCATGAGATCAGTAATGGTCCTCTTCTTGGAGAACCTTGTGAGGTGAAGGTCACAAGTGAAAAATCTTTTTCGTGCATGTGTGGAAAGAGTTATACCATCAGTTCTCATTTATATAGACACCAGAAGACCTGCCAAGCTGTCTCCGCGTCTAATCTCCAGTCCGATACTGAAGAAAGTCAATTGAAGCCTTACGCGTGCGCCTGCGGGAAGCGATACACCTGCAGCTCGCATCTCTAcagacatcagagaactcacttAGATGGAAGTAAGGAGAGCGCCATCACCTATATATGTGACTGTGGGAAGGCGTTCAGCAATAAGTCACATCTGGACCAGCACCAGAAGACCCACGTCCAAGAGAAGTTGTCGAGAGAAGAACACAGAGGTGACTCTGTGGAAGAGACAGGTAGCAAGAAACCGTATGTGTGTATTTGTGGGAAGAGCTACACTTGTAGTTCTCATCTCTACCGACATCAAAGGACTCACCAAGACAAGAATGTCTCCGGAAGCTCAAGTTATCCAGCGGAAGAAAGTATAATGGAGAAACCTTATAAATGTGAGTGTGGTAAAAGTTACACCTCCAAGTCACACCTGTACAGACACCAGAGAACTCACCAGAACCAGGAGCTTCTCGTACACGAAATGGACTGCGACAGCCATGTCAAAATGGAGAACTATGGACAAAAGCCTTACCAATGCGAATGCGGCAAAAGTTTTGTACTCTGGTTTTCTCTCATGGTGCATAAAAAGATTCATTGTAAGGCGAAACTTCAGTCCTCCTCCGCCTCGGGGCAGGACCGTTCTTGA